The genome window CGAGGACATCCGCCAGGGGCGCTTCGTGGTCATCGTCGACGACGAGGACCGCGAGAACGAGGGTGACCTGGCGATCGCCGCCGACCGCATCACCCCGGAGGCCGTCAACTTCATGGCCACGCACGCGCGCGGGCTGGTGTGCGTGGCCTGCGAGGCGTGGCGACTGGACGAGCT of Candidatus Dormiibacterota bacterium contains these proteins:
- a CDS encoding 3,4-dihydroxy-2-butanone-4-phosphate synthase encodes the protein MPLDRIEDAIEDIRQGRFVVIVDDEDRENEGDLAIAADRITPEAVNFMATHARGLVCVACEAWRLDEL